From a region of the Basfia succiniciproducens genome:
- a CDS encoding class I SAM-dependent methyltransferase, with translation MNIQLICETENSQNFTALCKEKGLTHDPASVLALVQTETDGEVRLELRKLDEPKLGAVYVDFVAGTMAHRRKFGGGRGEAIAKAVGVKGNELPSVIDATAGLGRDAFVLASIGCRVRLVERHPVVYLLLQDGLRRAYADPEIGEMMQKNMQLLPVHHITELNPFEDFADVVYLDPMYPHKQKSALVKKEMRVFQYLVGADSDSNLLLEPALKLAKKRVVVKRPDYAEFLAEKAPQFSRETKNHRFDIYSVNV, from the coding sequence ATGAATATTCAACTTATCTGCGAAACCGAAAATTCGCAAAATTTTACCGCACTTTGCAAAGAAAAAGGATTAACTCATGATCCAGCAAGCGTTCTTGCTTTGGTGCAAACGGAAACGGACGGTGAAGTGCGACTTGAATTGCGCAAACTTGACGAGCCCAAACTCGGTGCCGTTTATGTTGATTTTGTCGCCGGTACTATGGCGCACCGCCGTAAATTCGGCGGCGGACGAGGCGAGGCGATAGCCAAAGCCGTTGGCGTGAAAGGAAACGAATTACCTAGCGTAATCGATGCAACCGCAGGTTTAGGGCGGGATGCTTTTGTGCTGGCGTCTATCGGTTGCCGAGTAAGATTGGTGGAACGCCACCCGGTAGTTTATCTGCTGTTGCAAGACGGATTACGCCGCGCTTATGCCGATCCGGAAATTGGAGAAATGATGCAAAAAAATATGCAACTTTTGCCCGTTCATCATATTACCGAACTCAACCCCTTTGAAGATTTTGCCGATGTGGTTTACCTTGATCCAATGTACCCGCATAAACAAAAATCCGCCTTGGTTAAGAAGGAAATGCGAGTTTTCCAATATTTAGTCGGTGCGGATTCGGATTCAAATCTATTACTTGAACCCGCATTAAAACTGGCCAAAAAAAGAGTGGTGGTAAAACGCCCGGATTACGCAGAATTTCTCGCCGAGAAAGCCCCGCAATTCAGCCGAGAAACCAAAAATCATCGCTTTGATATTTATTCGGTGAATGTTTAA
- a CDS encoding citrate synthase, which yields MADKKATLTVDGKNYEFDIVKGSLGYESIDIHGLSQNKLFMYDPGLVSTAVCESAITYVDGDEGMLLYRGYPIDQLASNADYLEVSYLLLFGERPTKQQYQDFSKLVKRHTLVHEQLTKFFQGFRRDSHPMAVMCGVSGALAAFYHDSIDVKKEEHRELTAIRLLAKIPTLAAMCYKYSIGQPFMFPQNNLSYAGNFLYMMFATPCEPYVVNPVLERALDKIFILHADHEQNASTSTVRIAASSGANPFACIAAGIASLWGPSHGGANEACINMLEEIGTVDRIPEFIARAKDKNDPFRLMGFGHRVYKNYDPRAKVMRETCHEVLKELNIKNPLFDVASELERIALSDPYFIDHKLYPNVDFYSGIVLKAIGIPTSMFTVMFALARTVGWIAHWKEMYKQGNFKIARPRQIYTGYTERDFPAIDKD from the coding sequence ATGGCCGACAAAAAAGCAACACTGACGGTGGATGGAAAAAATTATGAATTTGATATTGTTAAAGGTTCATTAGGATATGAATCCATTGATATTCACGGTTTAAGCCAAAACAAACTTTTTATGTACGACCCGGGACTTGTTTCGACTGCCGTATGTGAATCCGCTATCACTTATGTGGACGGCGATGAGGGGATGCTGCTTTATCGTGGTTATCCTATCGATCAGCTGGCCTCTAACGCCGATTATCTTGAAGTCAGTTATTTATTACTGTTTGGTGAACGACCTACCAAGCAGCAATATCAGGATTTTTCCAAATTGGTTAAACGTCACACTCTGGTGCACGAACAATTGACCAAATTCTTCCAAGGATTCCGTCGAGATTCACATCCGATGGCGGTAATGTGCGGGGTAAGCGGCGCATTGGCGGCATTCTATCACGATTCTATTGATGTTAAAAAAGAAGAACACCGGGAATTGACGGCAATTCGTTTATTGGCAAAAATTCCGACCCTGGCGGCGATGTGTTATAAATATTCGATCGGTCAGCCGTTTATGTTCCCGCAAAATAACCTGTCTTATGCGGGAAACTTTCTGTATATGATGTTTGCCACCCCTTGCGAGCCTTATGTGGTGAATCCGGTATTGGAACGCGCATTGGATAAAATCTTTATTTTGCACGCGGATCACGAGCAAAACGCCTCAACTTCAACGGTGCGGATTGCCGCATCTTCAGGCGCTAACCCGTTTGCCTGTATCGCCGCCGGTATCGCTTCGCTTTGGGGTCCGTCTCATGGCGGCGCTAACGAAGCCTGTATTAATATGCTGGAAGAAATAGGTACGGTGGATAGAATTCCGGAATTTATTGCCCGGGCAAAAGATAAAAACGACCCGTTCCGCTTAATGGGTTTTGGTCACCGCGTATATAAAAACTACGATCCGCGAGCGAAAGTCATGCGTGAAACCTGCCATGAAGTATTGAAAGAACTGAATATTAAAAATCCGTTGTTCGATGTTGCCAGCGAGTTGGAACGCATTGCTTTAAGCGATCCGTATTTTATCGATCATAAATTGTATCCGAATGTGGATTTTTATTCCGGTATCGTCTTAAAAGCCATCGGTATTCCGACTTCCATGTTTACCGTGATGTTCGCCTTGGCGAGAACTGTGGGTTGGATTGCTCACTGGAAAGAAATGTATAAACAAGGCAACTTTAAAATTGCCCGCCCTCGTCAAATTTACACGGGTTACACGGAACGCGATTTTCCTGCGATTGATAAGGATTAA
- the trmA gene encoding tRNA (uridine(54)-C5)-methyltransferase TrmA: MQQLPIEKYSELLTKKQQKLTALLAPFNAPELSVFASPVQNYRMRAEFRVWHDKGDLYHIMFNQQTKQRYRVDCFPIASLLINRMMENLIPLLKEQEILTKKLFQIDYLSTLSNKIIVSLLYHKTLTEEWQAAAQALKVRLEKLDFDVQIVGRATKQKICLERDYADEVLPVNGRNYVYRQIENSFTQPNAAVNCKMLEWAIDCTKNSSGDLLELYCGNGNFSIALAQNFRKVLATEIAKPSVAAAQFNIAENGIDNLQIIRMSAEEFTQAMNGVREFNRLKGIDLKSYECNTIFVDPPRAGLDPDTVKLVQNYDRILYISCNPNTLCDNLTELTKTHRIEKAALFDQFPYTDHMESGVWLIRK; encoded by the coding sequence ATGCAACAATTACCCATTGAAAAATATTCAGAATTATTAACAAAAAAACAACAAAAACTGACCGCACTTTTAGCGCCTTTTAACGCGCCGGAATTATCGGTTTTTGCATCGCCTGTGCAAAATTATCGTATGCGGGCGGAATTTCGCGTTTGGCACGATAAAGGCGATTTGTATCACATCATGTTTAATCAGCAGACCAAACAGCGTTATCGGGTGGACTGTTTTCCTATCGCAAGCCTGCTTATTAACCGTATGATGGAAAATTTAATTCCATTACTGAAAGAACAGGAAATTCTTACTAAAAAGTTATTTCAAATTGATTATCTCAGCACATTGAGCAATAAAATTATTGTAAGTCTTCTATATCACAAAACGTTAACGGAAGAATGGCAGGCTGCCGCACAGGCTTTAAAAGTGCGGTTGGAAAAATTGGATTTTGATGTGCAGATTGTCGGCCGCGCCACCAAGCAAAAAATCTGCCTGGAGCGGGATTATGCGGATGAAGTTTTGCCGGTGAACGGGCGTAATTATGTTTATCGCCAGATTGAAAACAGCTTTACCCAACCGAATGCGGCGGTTAATTGTAAAATGCTGGAATGGGCCATTGACTGCACTAAAAACAGTTCGGGCGATTTGCTTGAACTTTATTGCGGAAACGGTAATTTTTCTATCGCTCTTGCGCAGAATTTCCGCAAAGTATTAGCTACCGAAATAGCTAAACCCTCGGTTGCCGCGGCACAATTTAATATTGCGGAAAACGGCATTGATAACTTGCAGATAATCCGAATGTCGGCGGAAGAATTCACGCAGGCGATGAACGGCGTCCGTGAGTTTAATCGCTTGAAAGGAATTGATCTTAAATCCTATGAATGCAACACTATTTTTGTTGATCCGCCGCGCGCCGGGCTTGATCCCGATACGGTAAAACTGGTGCAAAACTACGATCGTATTTTGTATATTTCCTGCAATCCTAACACCTTGTGCGATAATTTAACGGAATTAACAAAAACACACCGCATTGAAAAAGCGGCGTTATTCGATCAATTTCCTTATACCGATCACATGGAAAGCGGCGTATGGTTGATTCGTAAATAG
- the acnB gene encoding bifunctional aconitate hydratase 2/2-methylisocitrate dehydratase — translation MANFLQEYQQQVDERAKEGVVAKPLNADQTAQLIELLKNPPQDKAKFLLDLFKNRIPAGVDEAAYVKASFLSAVTKGDVACPLISAKSAVEILGKMQGGYNIEPLLSALDNPELAPTAAKELSGILLMFDNFHDVRERAEQGNPYAKQVLQSWANAEWFTNRPKLAEKITVTVFKVSGETNTDDLSPAQDAWSRPDIPLHANAMLKMPREGIIPDQPTLVGPIKQLESLKQKGFPLAYVGDVVGTGSSRKSATNSVLWFMGEDIPYIPNKRAGGIVLGGKIAPIFFNTLEDAGALPIEVDVSALNMGDVIDIYPYAGKICVHNTDQVLAEFSLKTDVLLDEVQAGGRIPLIIGRSLTHKARLALGLNESEIFKKPQAVQASEKGYTLAQKMVGRACGVEGIRPGQYCEPRMTSVGSQDTTGPMTRDELKDLACLGFSADLVMQSFCHTAAYPKPIDVVTHHTLPNFIMNRGGVSLRPGDGVIHSWLNRMLLPDTVGTGGDSHTRFPIGISFPAGSGLVAFAAATGVMPLDMPESVLVRFTGNMQPGITLRDLVHAIPYYAIQQGLLTVEKKGKKNIFSGRILEIEGLENLKIEQAFELSDASAERSAAACSIKLNKEPIIEYLNSNIALLKWMIAEGYGDARTLERRIKAMQAWLDDPQLLEADKDAEYAAVIEINLDEIKEPIVCAPNDPDDARLLSDVQGDKIDEVFIGSCMTNIGHFRAAGKLLNKFKGMIPTRLWVAPPTKMDAAQLTEEGYYSIYGKSGARIEVPGCSLCMGNQARVADNATVVSTSTRNFPNRLGQGANVYLASAELAAVAALLGKLPTPEEYLSYTADLQQDKDDTYRYMNFDKIENYMKKADKVIFRQAV, via the coding sequence ATGGCTAACTTTCTACAAGAATATCAACAACAGGTTGACGAGCGGGCAAAAGAAGGTGTGGTCGCCAAGCCGCTTAATGCCGATCAAACGGCTCAACTTATTGAATTACTAAAAAACCCGCCTCAGGATAAAGCGAAATTTTTATTAGATCTGTTTAAAAACCGCATTCCGGCCGGCGTTGACGAAGCGGCTTATGTAAAAGCCTCCTTCCTTTCGGCAGTGACTAAAGGCGATGTAGCTTGCCCGCTTATTTCAGCAAAAAGTGCGGTAGAAATTTTAGGAAAAATGCAAGGCGGTTATAATATTGAACCGCTTCTTAGCGCGCTTGATAACCCGGAACTAGCGCCGACGGCGGCGAAAGAATTATCCGGCATTTTATTAATGTTTGATAATTTCCATGACGTACGGGAACGTGCCGAACAAGGCAATCCTTATGCAAAACAAGTGCTGCAATCCTGGGCGAATGCCGAATGGTTTACCAATCGCCCTAAATTAGCGGAAAAAATCACCGTTACCGTGTTTAAAGTTTCCGGCGAAACCAATACCGATGACTTATCACCGGCGCAGGATGCGTGGTCACGCCCGGATATTCCGTTACATGCCAACGCTATGCTAAAAATGCCGCGAGAAGGTATTATTCCCGATCAACCAACTCTTGTCGGTCCGATTAAACAACTTGAATCATTAAAACAAAAAGGCTTTCCTCTTGCTTATGTAGGCGATGTGGTGGGTACCGGCTCTTCCCGTAAATCCGCCACCAATTCGGTATTATGGTTCATGGGTGAAGATATTCCCTATATTCCCAATAAACGAGCCGGCGGGATTGTATTGGGCGGTAAAATCGCGCCTATTTTCTTTAACACCTTAGAAGATGCGGGCGCATTGCCTATTGAAGTGGATGTCAGCGCCTTAAATATGGGTGATGTAATTGATATTTACCCTTATGCGGGAAAAATCTGCGTTCATAATACGGATCAGGTACTGGCGGAATTTAGTTTAAAAACCGACGTATTGTTGGATGAAGTCCAGGCTGGCGGGCGTATTCCGTTAATTATCGGCAGAAGTTTAACCCATAAAGCGCGTCTTGCTTTAGGTTTAAACGAATCCGAAATATTCAAAAAACCGCAAGCCGTCCAGGCAAGCGAGAAAGGTTATACCCTTGCTCAAAAAATGGTCGGACGAGCCTGCGGAGTCGAAGGCATTCGCCCGGGGCAATATTGCGAACCGCGAATGACCTCGGTGGGTTCACAGGATACGACCGGCCCAATGACCCGCGACGAATTAAAAGATCTTGCCTGTTTAGGTTTCTCGGCGGATTTGGTTATGCAATCTTTCTGCCATACGGCGGCTTATCCGAAACCGATAGATGTAGTTACCCATCACACATTACCTAACTTTATTATGAACAGAGGCGGCGTTTCTCTGCGCCCGGGCGACGGCGTTATCCACTCCTGGTTAAACCGCATGTTATTGCCGGATACGGTAGGAACCGGCGGCGACTCCCATACCCGTTTTCCTATCGGTATTTCATTTCCGGCAGGCTCCGGACTGGTAGCTTTTGCCGCCGCTACCGGCGTTATGCCGCTGGATATGCCGGAGTCCGTATTGGTCCGCTTTACGGGCAATATGCAGCCGGGTATTACCTTGCGCGATTTAGTTCATGCCATTCCTTATTATGCGATTCAGCAAGGCCTATTAACCGTTGAGAAAAAAGGTAAGAAAAATATTTTCTCCGGCCGTATTTTAGAAATCGAAGGTCTGGAAAATCTGAAAATCGAACAGGCATTTGAGCTTTCCGACGCTTCAGCCGAACGTTCGGCCGCCGCGTGCAGCATAAAATTAAATAAAGAACCGATTATCGAATATCTCAATTCAAATATCGCGTTATTGAAATGGATGATTGCCGAAGGTTACGGCGACGCCCGCACTCTTGAGCGTCGCATAAAAGCAATGCAGGCATGGCTTGACGACCCGCAATTGCTGGAAGCGGATAAAGACGCGGAATATGCCGCCGTGATCGAAATCAATTTAGATGAAATCAAAGAACCTATTGTTTGCGCCCCGAATGATCCTGATGACGCCCGCCTGTTATCAGACGTGCAAGGCGATAAAATTGACGAAGTATTTATCGGTTCCTGCATGACCAATATAGGACACTTCCGCGCCGCCGGTAAATTGCTGAACAAATTCAAAGGTATGATTCCAACCCGCTTATGGGTGGCGCCGCCAACCAAAATGGATGCCGCGCAATTAACCGAAGAAGGCTATTACAGCATTTACGGCAAAAGCGGAGCAAGAATAGAAGTGCCGGGCTGCTCGCTTTGTATGGGTAATCAGGCTCGGGTAGCGGACAATGCCACCGTAGTTTCAACATCCACCCGTAATTTCCCAAACCGTTTGGGACAAGGCGCCAATGTGTATCTTGCATCGGCTGAATTGGCCGCTGTCGCCGCATTATTAGGCAAACTGCCGACACCGGAAGAATATTTATCTTATACTGCCGACTTACAACAGGATAAAGACGACACTTACCGTTATATGAATTTTGATAAAATTGAAAATTATATGAAAAAAGCGGATAAGGTGATTTTCCGGCAGGCTGTGTAA
- the icd gene encoding NADP-dependent isocitrate dehydrogenase codes for MQSKVKIPQGEKIQLADNGALIVPHNPIIPFIEGDGIGVDVTPAMKAVIDAAVEKAYGGTRKISWMEIYAGGKANQVYGENTWLPAETLELIRQYHVAIKGPLMTPVGGGIRSLNVAMRQGLDLYNCLRPIRYYEGTPSPVKHPEFVNMVIFRENSEDIYAGVEWVAGSPGADKLINFLQREMGVTKIRFTEDCGIGIKPVSKQGSQRLVRAALQYVIDNDRSSLTLVHKGNIMKFTEGAFKEWGYQVAKEFGAELIDQGPWMKLKNPNTGTEIIIKDCIADAFLQEVLLHPKDYDVIATLNLNGDYISDALAAQVGGIGISPGANIGDDAAIFEATHGTAPKIAGQNKGNPGSLILSGEMMLRHLGWLEAADLVVNAVAKTIADKTVTFDFAEMLEGATLRSTSEFAEDIIANM; via the coding sequence ATGCAATCAAAAGTTAAAATTCCACAAGGTGAAAAAATTCAACTCGCCGATAACGGCGCACTTATCGTCCCTCATAATCCTATTATTCCTTTTATTGAAGGCGACGGTATTGGCGTTGATGTGACGCCGGCGATGAAAGCGGTGATTGATGCGGCGGTGGAAAAAGCATACGGAGGTACGCGTAAAATATCATGGATGGAAATCTATGCCGGCGGTAAAGCAAATCAGGTTTATGGCGAAAATACCTGGCTGCCTGCAGAAACGCTGGAGTTGATCCGTCAATATCATGTGGCGATTAAAGGTCCGTTAATGACACCGGTAGGCGGCGGCATTCGTTCTTTAAACGTGGCGATGCGCCAAGGTTTGGATTTGTATAACTGCTTACGTCCGATTCGTTATTATGAAGGTACGCCAAGTCCGGTTAAACACCCGGAATTTGTCAATATGGTTATTTTCCGTGAAAACTCCGAAGATATTTATGCGGGCGTTGAATGGGTAGCCGGCTCCCCGGGGGCGGATAAACTGATTAACTTCCTGCAACGGGAAATGGGTGTGACTAAAATCCGCTTTACCGAAGATTGCGGAATCGGCATTAAACCGGTTTCCAAGCAGGGATCGCAACGTTTGGTGCGGGCTGCTTTACAATATGTAATAGATAATGACCGCAGTTCGCTTACCTTAGTACATAAAGGCAATATCATGAAATTTACCGAAGGCGCTTTCAAAGAATGGGGCTATCAGGTTGCAAAAGAATTCGGTGCGGAACTTATTGATCAAGGTCCGTGGATGAAATTGAAAAATCCTAATACGGGCACCGAAATTATCATTAAAGATTGCATTGCCGACGCCTTTTTACAAGAAGTGTTATTGCATCCTAAAGATTACGATGTGATTGCCACCTTAAACCTTAACGGCGATTACATTTCCGACGCATTAGCCGCGCAGGTTGGCGGTATCGGTATTTCACCGGGCGCCAATATCGGTGACGATGCGGCAATTTTTGAGGCTACTCACGGCACGGCACCGAAAATTGCCGGCCAAAATAAAGGCAACCCGGGTTCATTAATTCTTAGCGGAGAAATGATGCTGCGCCATTTAGGCTGGTTGGAAGCCGCCGATTTAGTAGTAAACGCCGTTGCCAAAACTATTGCGGACAAAACCGTAACATTTGATTTTGCCGAAATGCTCGAAGGAGCGACCTTGCGCTCAACTTCCGAGTTTGCCGAAGACATTATTGCCAATATGTAG